In the Acropora muricata isolate sample 2 chromosome 10, ASM3666990v1, whole genome shotgun sequence genome, one interval contains:
- the LOC136887925 gene encoding uncharacterized protein codes for MKNLECQMSLMADDIKNMTALIRNFVSCKACIEKLYKATPEPEKLSPVLTSVVKAVPDPAGKCLFTTPAPTVTANECSKKLPDHAKDTSTSPTSLKHRNVSDENPNGTPPNGVLIGSSSRGVYVKKDKLELIKTNLPKRFALKLFELVFRREEAKDGSVEGKGEKLSRLDPNRVAAIQEETERRFAQDNTYAWPEIKKAIDEKCRMIRNNRCFVWGGVNVNAKTD; via the coding sequence ATGAAGAACCTCGAGTGTCAGATGTCACTTATGGCCGACGACATTAAGAATATGACCGCACTCATAAGGAATTTTGTGAGCTGTAAAGCGTGTATCGAAAAGCTTTACAAGGCAACACCAGAACCAGAGAAGCTGTCCCCTGTCCTTACATCAGTGGTAAAAGCAGTACCAGACCCAGCCGGAAAATGTCTCTTTACGACCCCTGCACCAACTGTGACAGCTAACGAGTGCTCAAAAAAACTGCCAGACCATGCAAAAGATACTAGCACTTCACCAACGTCGCTGAAGCATAGGAATGTTTCAGATGAAAATCCGAATGGAACACCTCCAAATGGTGTTTTAATCGGGTCTTCCAGCCGAGGTGTCTATGTCAAAAAGGATAAATTGGAGCTAATCAAAACGAACTTACCAAAACGATTTGCTCTCAAATTGTTTGAACTGGTGTTTAGGAGAGAAGAAGCAAAGGACGGAAGTGTCGAGGGAAAGGGGGAAAAGCTGTCCCGACTGGATCCCAACCGGGTTGCAGCTATCCAAGAGGAAACAGAAAGACGATTTGCCCAAGACAACACCTATGCGTGGCCTGAGATTAAGAAGGCAATAGACGAAAAGTGCAGAATGATCCGCAATAACCGGTGTTTCGTTTGGGGAGGAGTGAATGTGAATGCAAAGACTGACTAG